The sequence AGGAGCCGAAACACCAAGCGATGATGATCGCCTGAACACGACGGTCAGCGGATATGTCCGTGAAGCCGTTACGGATGGTGGTGATAGCTCCGGTGTGTTTCAAAGTGTTTAATAAGAAGATGGCGCCGAACACAATCCAGAGAACCGACACGGTAATGCCGAAGCCTTGAAATACAGAAGCCAGCACGCGAGTGCCAGACATATCCCAAGCAAATAGGGCAATAGCAACGGTTAATGCAAATGCCACTGGCATCGCTTTTTTCGCAGGCCAGTTCAGGCCGACCAGCAGAATCGCTGCAACAACTATTGGTGAAAAGGCCAATAGAGCTAGTAGAGTTTCACTCATGGGTACTTCCTCGTACTGTTTTCAAACGTTCATGTTTGAAGTAGATAACACGTTATGGGTTGTCATTTTTGATTCGCTATTGGCCTCTAAGCGGGAACCATTTAGGTGCGAATCTTGTAATTGGAATGACTCTTTTGTAATTGTTTTGTTAATTTGGCGTGAATTTACCCCTTTATTTTTTATTGATATAGGGAAATAATGAAAATAATTAATTCCAAAATTGGCATAATCAGATGCGAGCAGATGATTTGATCCTGTTTTCACAGGTAGTAGAACTGGGCAGTTTCAGTAAGGTAGCAGAGCAAAATAACCTTACAAATTCGGTAGTTAGTAAAAGAATTGCACGCCTAGAGGAAGAAATTGGCGTGCAATTATTATATCGAACGACGCGTAAATTGACCCTGACTGAGGCGGGCAAGGCAATTTTGCACGGAGCCAAAAATGTGAAGCAGGCGACTCAAGAGGCTATGGACGCAGTTTCAGGCTTTGGTGAAAATGTCAGCGGTCATATCAAAATGTCAGTGCCTACTATCTCTGGAGATTTGATTCTGGCAGACGCCGTTGCTGAGTTTTGTAATATGCATCCAGGTTTAACAGTCGATATGTCACTGGACAATCGCTTTGTGGACTTAGTAGAAGATGGTTTGGACTTGGTGATTCGTACCGGTTACCTAGAAGACTCCAGCTTGATTGCGCGACACATATTGGATTCTCAATGGGTAGTGTGTGCCTCGTCCTCTTATATTGCCAAGAACGGTAAACCGATGCAGCCCAAAGACTTAGTGGAGCACAACTGCTTGCAATACGCCTATCAAACCACAGGGGCGAGTGAGTGGCAGTTTCTGCATAGCAAAGACGGTTGTACAGACAACGACAAATATATCGTGCGTGTTTCGGGCTCTTTCTCGACAGACAACGCGACTGCATTGAGAAAAGCGGCGCTGGGCGGTCATGGGGTCGCGTATGTGCCACGTTGTCTGGTTTATCACGATATTCGCAATGGTCAGCTGGTGGACATTTTCCCGGATTTAGTTGGCAAAAAGTTGGGTATTTATGCGGTGTACCCTTTTACTCGCCAGCCCCCGAACAAAATTAAGCTACTGATCGAACACATCAGAACGCGTTACCTGACGATTTCACACTATTTCTAATGCTATGAGTTTTCTCCATGTTTTGATGAGTAGAGTCATAGCGTTACAGCATATAAAAGAAGGATCACGACGACCGCGTGGTATCTGCACACTCTTATAAGTTCATGGCTGAGCTGCAAGACAAGTATGAAGGTGGTGCGCCTGGGATGATTCGTATTGATGTCAATGCGGATCATGGTGCCGGAATGCCATTAATTAAGGCTATCCTATGCATTTACCCTGTTTAATATGGGCGTTGAAACGTTGAGCTAATTTTCCCAATATCAGACATTACCCTTCCAATAAAACCTCAAAATCTAGCGCAGACTTTGAGGTTTTTCATATATATGAAAGCCAATCAAAGCTGCACCATATTTCCCCCACTTTTACACTCTGTTTTCCGTGATAGACCCCGCCATTATTGATGAAATGAAAGCGATTTCAAGCTGCTATTTTACGAAGTGTTTAGTGTAGGTGGTTGATATTTAATTGATAATTTTAGCTGTGAACTTTCTAAAAGTTTCATGGGTTTTAAGCTAATTTATCAGTGTGAACAGCGACTAACTTTTCAACGCTTTCATTGCTTAATATTTCCCTGTTCGATGAAAACTCAAAAAAATAATAGGGAATTACAATGCAAAAATTTAAGCTTTTGCCAATAACAGTCGCAGTGGCGGCTTCGCTTGCTTCACTTTCTTCTTTTGCTGCTGATACTAATATCGAAGCATTAGAAAAACGAATCCAAGAGCTAGAGTCTAAGGTTGTTGACATTGATTATGTTAACGATCAACAACCCGCGGTTTTAACTGCAGAAACTAAGGTGCCAGATGGCATCGTCTTCTCTGGTTATGCTCGTTACGGCGCTCACTACAAGAGTGGTGATGAGCGTTATGTAGACATCGGTACAACGGGTCGCTCTGTTGGTCGTTTAGGTAACGAAGCTAATGGCGGTGAAGTTCAGTTAGCTAAGCTTTTCCAAGCTGACAACGGTGCTATCTGGGACATCGTGTTCATGGCTGACCATTGGGAAGCTGACGCTTGGGCTGACGACGGCGGCCTAAGTATGAAAAAAATGTACGCAGGTGTAACCAACGTATTTGAAAGCCAGCCTGAGCTTTACATGTGGGCTGGTCGTGACTTCCATCAACGTCCGCAACAAGGTTTGAACGATTACTTCTGGATGACACACGATGGTCAAGGTGCTGGTTTTAACAACTTAGATTTCGGTGGCGCCAAGCTAGACATGGGCTTCGTTGGCCAAGTGAAAGGCGGCCTCGTAAATGATAACGGCCGATACGCTGTGACTGCAAAATTGCATAGCATTAATGCTGGTATTGGTAACTTAGATTTTTATGCGAACTACGGTTTTGCTTCTGATGAAGCTGACGTAGCTGGTGAGCCAAAAGTTAGTGATGAAACGGCATACTTAGTAGGCGCGACATTAGGCTTGGGTGAGTCTAACAAGTTGGTTGTTAAGTATGGTGACGGTGCGGATTCGTCAGTATATGACCTGAAAGGTGACTACCAAACGTTGTACGCAAGTGTTGAAGGTAGCTATGCAGCGACAGACAAGTTCATCATCGACTATTTAGTGTCATATAAAGACAACTCTGGCTCAGACCTAGATCGCGAGAACACGGAATACGCTGGTATCGTTCGTCCACAGTACCAATGGGATGATGTTCATTCTACATGGTTAGAAGCGGGCTACGGCATGGTTGATTACGATGACGACGGTGAAGAGAACGCATGGAAAGTAACGCTTTCTCAAAACGTTTCTCTAGGTGGCTTACCTTGGAGCCGTCCAATGCTTCGTTTCTACACAACTGTGGGTGATGTAGAAACCAAAGGCAACACAGTGAAGACAACGAATGTTGACACATTGTCGTTCGGCGCAATGTTTGAAGCTTGGTGGTAATCACCGATATAGAAAGAGCGGCTCTTTGAATTCGGCATATTTTCAAAGAGCCATGCTTTCGAATATCCATGCTTTTCAATAGTACGTAAATACTGTCCATTTTAGCCCTAAAGGCAGATTGATTAGGGCACGTTTCAATTAACTCCATTCTTGGGCACATTTTTGTGCCCTTTTTTTCGCCACTAGGTCAAGGATGCACTATGAGACTTTCTTCCATCGTGTCTCTAGTATATTTAGGTTTCTCTGTACTGATCGTGATTATGCATGGTTAAGCATCAGTAGCAATAAAGACATAACGACTCGAATCGAAAACATCACCCAATCGCGCTGATAGAAAAACTGAGTTTAGACGTGCTTGTTTGATCTGAAGAACAAGTAACCGATAGGCGTCCTGATAGTATTAACAATAATCTCATGAAACAGTTTCATGGCGTGAAGTGAATCTGTAAGCGCTTTCATAATTTCCACAACTGGCCTTTTCACCTCCAAGTTTAGTGTGATGACACTCACTTCAAGGAATACGTAATTTCTTAATAATCGTTTTGTAAGCGGTTACAAGCTAATGAAGTATCGAGGTTCGAGTGGCGACAATTAAACACGTATCAGAACATGCAGGTGTGTCTCAAGCGACAGTGTCTAGAGTGATCAACGGCACCAGTAGAGTGAGTCATGACAAGAAATTAAAGGTTGAAAAAGCGATCAAGGAGTTGGGTTATCGCCCGAATTCTATCGCTCAAGCCTTAGCTTCAAGTCGTACCGGTAGTGTTGGCGTTGTTGTTCCAGAACTTGGTGGCTCTTTCTATTCAGGCATCTTGCATAGCATAGAAGAAAACCTACGCCGCTTTGGTTACCACGCTGTTGTTGCGGCGGGCTCGAACACCGAACAAGGGCAGCGCGAGTCGGTGGAGTTTCTGTTGGGGCGTCGTGTTGATGCTTTGATTCTTCATACTCAACTGCTCAGTGATGACTATTTAATTGAATTGGAAGAACAGGGGACTCCTGTGGTTTTAATTAACCGCTTCATCCCAGAAATGGCGATGAGTTGCATTGATATTGATAACGAAGTCGGGGGGCTACTTGCTACTCAATATCTTTTGCAAAAGGGACATACAGATATCGCGTGTATTACCGGGCCTTTAGATAAAGCAGACGCTAGGGGGCGTTTGCAGGGGTATCGAAAGGCCTTGGA is a genomic window of Vibrio crassostreae containing:
- a CDS encoding LysR family transcriptional regulator, translating into MRADDLILFSQVVELGSFSKVAEQNNLTNSVVSKRIARLEEEIGVQLLYRTTRKLTLTEAGKAILHGAKNVKQATQEAMDAVSGFGENVSGHIKMSVPTISGDLILADAVAEFCNMHPGLTVDMSLDNRFVDLVEDGLDLVIRTGYLEDSSLIARHILDSQWVVCASSSYIAKNGKPMQPKDLVEHNCLQYAYQTTGASEWQFLHSKDGCTDNDKYIVRVSGSFSTDNATALRKAALGGHGVAYVPRCLVYHDIRNGQLVDIFPDLVGKKLGIYAVYPFTRQPPNKIKLLIEHIRTRYLTISHYF
- a CDS encoding carbohydrate porin encodes the protein MQKFKLLPITVAVAASLASLSSFAADTNIEALEKRIQELESKVVDIDYVNDQQPAVLTAETKVPDGIVFSGYARYGAHYKSGDERYVDIGTTGRSVGRLGNEANGGEVQLAKLFQADNGAIWDIVFMADHWEADAWADDGGLSMKKMYAGVTNVFESQPELYMWAGRDFHQRPQQGLNDYFWMTHDGQGAGFNNLDFGGAKLDMGFVGQVKGGLVNDNGRYAVTAKLHSINAGIGNLDFYANYGFASDEADVAGEPKVSDETAYLVGATLGLGESNKLVVKYGDGADSSVYDLKGDYQTLYASVEGSYAATDKFIIDYLVSYKDNSGSDLDRENTEYAGIVRPQYQWDDVHSTWLEAGYGMVDYDDDGEENAWKVTLSQNVSLGGLPWSRPMLRFYTTVGDVETKGNTVKTTNVDTLSFGAMFEAWW
- a CDS encoding LacI family DNA-binding transcriptional regulator codes for the protein MATIKHVSEHAGVSQATVSRVINGTSRVSHDKKLKVEKAIKELGYRPNSIAQALASSRTGSVGVVVPELGGSFYSGILHSIEENLRRFGYHAVVAAGSNTEQGQRESVEFLLGRRVDALILHTQLLSDDYLIELEEQGTPVVLINRFIPEMAMSCIDIDNEVGGLLATQYLLQKGHTDIACITGPLDKADARGRLQGYRKALEEAGVPYDEALVSEAGFTEETGISAMKKLINRKCKFTAVFASNDHMAFGAFEVLHQEGLSVPKDVSLVGFDNTIFARYLTPSLTTINFPIEEMSIEAVQLTLQKLKKIKHDVNFKLLPTLVTRNSVSDLLVTL